ACGACTTCGTCGGCGGCCTCGAGCGCGGAGCCGTACGCCTCGACCATCTCACCGACGGACGGCTGGGACGTGGTCGGGAGCTTCGGCGAGGAGGCCATGAGCGCGAAGAACTCCTCCTGGGTCAGGTCGCCGTCGCGGTAGGTGCGGTCGCCGACCTGGACCGCGAGCGGGACCACCGTGACGCCACGCTCCGACGCGACGTCCGGCGGGATGTCGGACGTGCTGTCGGTGACCACCGCGACGCGGCTAGATGGCGTCATCGCCGAAGGAGACCATGCCGTGCGACATCGCCTGACCGCCGAGGACGTGGACGTGGAGGTGCTGGACGGTCTGTTTCGCGTCGAGGCCGTTGTTGACGATGGCCCGGTAGCCGGTCATGTCCACGCCCTTGAGGCGTGCGACCTCGGGGATCAGGGAGAACAGTCTGGCGATGACGTCGCCGGGCACGTTGTCGCCGAGATCGCGGTAGTGCTGCTTCGGGACGATCAGGACGTGCACGGGAGCCTGCGGAGCGATGTCGTTGAACGCGATGACGGCGCCGTCTTCGTACACCTTGTTGCAGGCGAGTTCCCCGGTCCCGATCATGCAGAAGATGCAGCCTTCCAAGGCTCCTCGCCCCTTCCCTCGACCGCGGGCACCAGCGCGCCCCCTCGGGATACTACGAGTCGCCGCGCGGCGGCGCAAACCCGCTCTCGCGCCGCGCCGCTTGCGTCAGCCGCGCTCGGAGCGGTCGCGCCCGGCGTCCTTGGCGCGGTAGAGTGCCCGGTCGGCCCTTCTGAGCAGGTCGCCGGCGGACTCGTGCTCGCCCTGAAGCCGTGCGGCGACGCCGGCGCTCGCCGTCACGGGGGACTCGACCCCGGCGACCGCGCCGGTCCTGCGGACCACCGCGTCCCTGATGCGTTCCGCGGCCGACATGGCCTCGGCCTCGGACGCACCGGGCAGGATGACGAGGAACTCCTCGCCGCCGATCCGCGCGACCGTATCGTAGCCGCGCGCCTCCGAGGCCATGCCCTCGGCGGCAGCCGCGAGCACCGCGTCCCCGACAGCGTGCCCGGCCGTGTCGTTGATGCGCTTGAAGCGGTCGAGGTCCAGCATCAGCACGCCGAGTCCCGCGTCCGCGCGCTGGGCGCGCTCGACCTCGCCGGCGAGACGCTGCATCGCCGCCCGGCGGTTGGCGAGGCCGGTGAGCGGATCGGTCGTCGCCATCTGCCGAAGCCGCGTCTCCGCCGCCAGCAGGCTGCCGAGCAGGTTCGTGAGCAGGAGGTAGAGAACGAGCAGGAGCGTGCCGAGCGAGCCCGCGAGAGCGGCGGCCGTGTACGCGCGCCCGTCACGGATGGCGCGGTCGACCTCGCGGGCGTCGATCGCGACGCTGATGCCGCCGGCGATCTCGCCGGGTACCCAGCCCTGCCGCGCGTGGCACCGCACGCAGTCCGGCGCGACCTCGAGCGGCATCACGTAGCGGTATTGGGACCGCTCCGCGTCGCGGAACAGCCGCTCGTGCTCGGACGCGCCGGCCGCGAACGCCGCCAGCGCCTCCGTCTCGAAGGCGTCGGCGCGGTTGTAGGGGTTCAGCGGCCGGTCGCTGGCCATGTGGAAGCGTGCACGGGTCCCCGGCATGGCCGAGAACTCCGAGTTGATCTCGCGCACCACGAGCGACGGGTTCTGGAGCACGTAGACGGTCCCGCTCTCATCGCGGATGCGCGTGCGCAGGCCCAAGATGCCCTTCAGGTACGGGTTGAGCGTCGTCTCCTGGGTCTCCGGCACGTACACGCCACCGTGGCGGGCGACGTACTGCCGGGTGGCGACGATCTCCCTGGTGAACGCGCGGGCCTGCAGGAGAAGCTGCTCGTGAAGGCCGGCCTCGGCGCGCCACTGGCCGTACACGAAGGTCGCGACCGCCATGAACGCGATGAGCAGGCCGCCCGCTACCATGACGCGACGCGCCCGATGGGACGTCGCGGCGGGGTCGACCAGGATGTCCCGGTCGGCGTCGTCAGCCGGAAGCGGCATCCTTCTCTTCGCCCTCCAGCTCGCCGACCAGCACCGTCACGCGCTGCTCGGCATCCGCGAGCTTGGCCTGCAGCGCCTTGAGCAAGGCGACGCCGCGCTCGTAGCGCTCCATGCTGCGCTCCAGGTCGAGGTCGCCGCGCTCCAGCGCGCCGACGATCGACTCGAGTTCCGCAAGGGCCTCACCGAACGCCATCTCGTCCGG
The window above is part of the Actinomycetota bacterium genome. Proteins encoded here:
- a CDS encoding diguanylate cyclase; its protein translation is MPLPADDADRDILVDPAATSHRARRVMVAGGLLIAFMAVATFVYGQWRAEAGLHEQLLLQARAFTREIVATRQYVARHGGVYVPETQETTLNPYLKGILGLRTRIRDESGTVYVLQNPSLVVREINSEFSAMPGTRARFHMASDRPLNPYNRADAFETEALAAFAAGASEHERLFRDAERSQYRYVMPLEVAPDCVRCHARQGWVPGEIAGGISVAIDAREVDRAIRDGRAYTAAALAGSLGTLLLVLYLLLTNLLGSLLAAETRLRQMATTDPLTGLANRRAAMQRLAGEVERAQRADAGLGVLMLDLDRFKRINDTAGHAVGDAVLAAAAEGMASEARGYDTVARIGGEEFLVILPGASEAEAMSAAERIRDAVVRRTGAVAGVESPVTASAGVAARLQGEHESAGDLLRRADRALYRAKDAGRDRSERG
- the xseB gene encoding exodeoxyribonuclease VII small subunit, translated to MDENGPAAPDEMAFGEALAELESIVGALERGDLDLERSMERYERGVALLKALQAKLADAEQRVTVLVGELEGEEKDAASG
- a CDS encoding histidine triad nucleotide-binding protein; the encoded protein is MEGCIFCMIGTGELACNKVYEDGAVIAFNDIAPQAPVHVLIVPKQHYRDLGDNVPGDVIARLFSLIPEVARLKGVDMTGYRAIVNNGLDAKQTVQHLHVHVLGGQAMSHGMVSFGDDAI